CTGAACACGATCCGCTCCCGCACCCACAACTACCCGTTCCGCCTGCTCACCCCGCAGGCGATGCACGGACTTTTGACGGGTGTCGTCGCCGAGGAGGGCGCTCACGTCGAAGACAGCGTCTACCCGCTGGTCATCCGGGCCGGCGGCGGCTCGCCCCGCGACACCCTGTCCATCCTCGACCAGCTGCTGTCGGGGGCAGGGCCCGAAGGACTCACCTACCAGGCCGCTCTCCCGCTCCTTGGGGTGACGGACCTCACGCTTGTCGACGCCATCGTGGACGCCCTGGCCACCCGCGACGCCTCCCTGATGTTTCGCACCGTCGATGAAATCATCGAGGCCGGCCATGAGCCGCGCAAGTTCGCGCTCGACCTGCTGGACCGGCTGCGCGACCTGATGGTGCTGCGCACCGTTCCCGACGCGATCTCCCAGGGGCTGGTCAACGCCCCCGTCGAGCGCGCCGAGATCCTGCGCGAGCAGGCGGAGCGCTTCAGCGGCCACGAGCTGGCGGAGCTCGCCTCCCAGGTCAACGAGCGCATGTCCTCCCTGCGCGGCGCCACCAGCCCCCGGCTGCTGCTGGAGGTCATGATGGCCCACCTCATCACAGCCCCCGAAGTTGCCGCCGAGGCGCCGGGCCCGCAGCGCCCCGCTGCCGAGCCGCAGCTCGCCCCCGACGCCCCCGCCCCCGTCACCCAGCCGCGCACCGGCGCGGCGGCAGCCGCCGCTGCTGCCGCCGCAGCAGCCAACCGCGAGGTGCGCAGCTCCTCCACGCCCGCCCCGCGCACGGCGCCCGAGCCGCAGCAAAGCGAACAGCCCACGCAGCAGCCGGATACCGGCGACCTATTCGACAGGGTGCGCCGCGAGTGGACCACGCTGCGTCAATCCGTGGGCGCACGCAACAAGACCGCCGAAATCATGCTCACCGAGGCTACGCCGCTCGGTTTCGACGAGGACACGCTTGTGGTCGGCCACAACACCGGCGCGCTGGCGCAGCGGATCAACGCCCTCGAACACAACCGCGACATCGCGGCGGTCTTCTCCGAGCACCTCGAGGCCACCATCAAGGTGCGCTGCGTCGTGGGCACCGACCCCGCCAAGGCCGGCGTTGTTCCCGCGGCGCAGCCGCGCCAGGTGTGGAACCCGCGCTCGAACCCGACGGAAAAGTCAGAGCCCGAGCCCGAGGAGCCTGCGCCGGCCCCCGAGCGGAAACGCCCCGAGCCCGCCAACGGCTGGCAGGCGGCCGCAGCCGCGGCGAGTGAAAGGGCAGCCCAGCGGGCGCGCCGGGAGGCCGAGGAGATAACGCTTCCGCCCGAGCCCGCCGACGACGAGTACGACCCCCCGCCCCCGCCCGAGGAACACACCCCGGAGTACACCCGGGAGGACGAGGAGCGCGACATGGCGCACCAAGCGCAGGAGGCGGGGGAGCGGGACCGGCGAGACGCGACTGCCGTGGCGATGGACCTCCTCGCCGCCGAACTGGGGGCCAAGCCGCTCTGAGGCGTGTCCGCGCGCCCGCTACAATGGGCGGCGAACGTCTACGGCCAACAAAGAAAGGGCTCCATCTGCCATGACCACCCCGAACCTGCCCCCGGACATGCAGGAACTGATGCGCCAGGCCGCCGAGGTGCAGGCCGCACTGCAGAAGGCGCAGGAGGAGCTCCTCGCCGCGACCGTCACCGGCAGCGCCGGCGGCGAGCTCGTCACCGTCACCATGACGGGCGGCGCGGAAATCACCGACCTGACCATCAAGCCCGAGGCGGTCGACCCGGAGGACGTGGAGACCCTGCAGGACCTCATCCTCGCGGCGTACCGCGACGCCCACACCAAGGCAGGCCAGCTGGCGCAGCAGAAGATCGGCCCGCTGACCAACCTGCAGCAGGGCGGCGCCCCGCAGCCGGGCCCCGGCGAGATCCCCTTCGGCGGCATCATCTAGCGCAACGCGCACCCGCCCGGCCGGAAGCGGCCGGGCTTTTTCAACGTTAAAGGAGGGCACCCGAATGTTCGAAGGACCGCTGCAGGACCTCATCGACGAGCTGTCCAGGCTGCCCGGGGTCGGCCCCAAAAGCGCCCAACGGATCGCCTTCCATTTGCTCGCAACGGACCCCGAGGACGTCGATAGGCTCACTGCTGCCCTGACCGCGGTGCGCGACGGCGTGACCTTCTGCCGGATCTGCAACAACGTCTCGCGCGAGGACATCTGCCGCATCTGCGCGGACTCCGGCCGAGACCGCGGCCTCGTGTGCGTCGTTGAAGACGCCAAAGACATCCAGGTCATCGAGCGCACCGGCGAATACCGCGGGCGCTACCACGTGCTCGGCGGGGCGCTGGACCCCCTGGCCAACGTCGGCCCGCGCGATCTGGCGATCGCCCCGCTTTTGCAGCGCATCGGCGGGGTCCTCGACGACGTGGCGGGCCAGGACGCCCCGACCATCGAGGAGGTCATCCTCGCCACCGACCCCGACACTGAGGGCGAAGCTACGGCCTCCTACCTGGCGCGCCTGCTCAAGGACTTCCCGGACCTGACCGTGTCGCGGCTCGCCTCCGGGATGCCGCTCGGGGGCGACCTCGAATTCGTGGACGAGCTCACCCTGTCGCGCGCGTTGAGTGGGCGGCTGAAGATGTAGGAGGGGTTTGGGCTGTCGCTGGGGTCGACCACGGTCGACCGCAGCGTTTTTGGGTGTTGCGTGACCTGGGGTTTTGTGTGCGGGTTTTCGCTGGGGTCGACCACGGTCGACCCCAACGCACGCGACCCCCGGGGCAACCCCCACCACAGGCGCGGTTAGCGCAGGCGCTCCATGCGTAGCCTGTCGATCAGCGTGAGCTCGAGCGGCTCGAGGTCCTCCAGCCGCATGTCCAGGGCGTTGGCCAACAGCAGGTCGGCTAGCTGCGGGTTGCGCGCAAGCGCGGGGCCGTGCATGTAGGTGGCCACGACGCTGCCCTGGACGACGCCCTCCACGGAGGCCTCGGAGGTGTTACCTACGCCGTGGCTGACCTTGCCCAGGGCGTGGGCTTCGGGGCCGAGGACGGTGCCACCCAGGTGGTTTTCAAAGCCGGTCAAAGGCTCGGTGAGCTCGGAGGTGATGCCGGCGCGGGTGGGCAGGGAGGACACTTCGCCGATGGCGCGGGTGTCCATGGCGGATGTGGTGGCGTCGATAAGCCCGATGCCCTCGACCGTCTGGCCGTGGGCGGTGAAGGTGCGGCCGAGGACCTGCATGCCGGCGCACACGGCGAAGATGGGCCTGCCGTCCGCGGCCGCGGCCTGGAGGCCGGGGACCGCGGCAAGGCGGGCCGCGGCAATGACCTGGGCGGAGTCCTCGCCGCCGCCGATGGTGTAGACGTCGCAGTCGGCGGGGATGTCGTCGCTGAGCAGAAAGTGCTCTATTTCGGCGCCGATGCCGCGCATGCGCGCGCGCTGGCGCAGGACAAGTGCGTTGCCGTCGTCGCCGTAGGTGCCCAGCACGTCCGGCAGGACAAGTCCGATGCGAAGGGTCTTAGGCACGGTAGTCCTCCTCCTTGCTCAGGGCCTTCTTCAGGTCGCGGAAGGCCGTGTAGTTGGCCAGCACCTCGACGCGCCCGGGTGGGCAGGCGCGGATGGCGGCGACGGGGTCGTGGATGAGCTCGTGGTCGATGTCGGCGTAAAGCAGGCGCACCGCGAGGTCGGTGCCGCGCTCGCCGGCGGCCTTGACGGAGATGCCGGAGAAGTCCTCGAACTTCACGTCCCACAGCCAGGACAGGTCTTCACCGTCGGCGACCTGGCCGTTGACGGCGATGACCAGGCCGTCCGCGTCGCGGTCGACCATGGACAGCGCTTCCTGCCACCCGGCCGGGTTCTTGGCCAAAAGCAGGTGGATGTCGTGCTCGCTCAGGTGCACCGTGGAGTAGCGCCCGGCGACGTTGTCCACGCTTTCCGCGGCCGCGACGGCTTTGTCCAGGGGCACGTCGAAGGCCTCCACGGCGGCGGCGATCGCCTGCGCGGCGTTGCCCCGGTTGGCGCGGCCCGGCAGGGTGAGGTTCAGCTCGACCTCGCCCTGCGGGGTGACCAGGTGCGTGTCGGTGACCGCGTAGGTGGGGGTGGGGCGGCGGAACTCGCGGCCGTCGGGAAGCTTTTCGGTGGCGTACCAGTCCTCCCCGTCCGGGGTGCGCACGATGTAGCCGGCGGAGCGGGGATTGGTCACGGAGTCGCCCACCCACCCCGCGCCCGCGGAGACCCACACCACGTTCGGGTGGTCGAAGGCGACGGAGGTGATGAGCACGTCGTCGCAGTTAGCAACGACGGTCATGTCAGGGTGCTCCTCCACGGCGGCGCGCAGGGCGCGCTCGATCTTGTTGATCTCGCCCACTCGGTCGAGCTGGTCGCGCGAGAGGTTGAGCAACACCACAGCCTGCGGGGCAAGCCGCTTGGCGACGTGGGGCACGTGCAGCTCGTCGACCTCGAGCGCGATGTGGGTGGCATCAGGGGAGGCCATGAGCGCCGAGATGATGCCGGCGTCCATGTTGTCGCCGCCCTCGTTGGTGGCCACAGCGTAGCTGCTGCGCAGGGCCTGCGCGAGCATTCGCGTTGTGGTGGATTTGCCGTTCGTGCCGGTGACCAGCGCGGCGGGGCGCCGCCCGCCGAGCGAGTCCATGATGGAGGGGTCGATGGCCCCGGCGACCAGCCCGCCGATCATCCCGCCGGCGCCCCGGCCGGTGGCGCGCGAGGCGGTGGTGGCGAGCCGCGCGGCGGTCAGCGCGGCGCGGGTGCGCAGACGGGCGAGGGTGCCTTTGTCAGTCATGGGCTATACGTTAGACCCCTCCCGCGACGGAGCGTTGCTCTGGCGCGGGCACGGCGGCGAAAAACTCCTCGGCGGAGATCACGGGGATGCCCTTGCGGTGGCCGTGCATGGTCTTGCCGCGCAGCTTCGCGCCTTTGGCCACGGCGTCGGAGACCACCAGCGAGGTCTTCCGAGTGAGCTTTTCCGAGTAGCTCAGGCCCGCGTCAAGCGCGGCGCCGATGATCTCGTCGGGCTCGACGCGCACGTCGTCGGATACCACCACCTCCATGCCGGGGCGCAGCCCCTCGGCGGGGGAGTACAGCCCCGGGTTCTCGGCCGGGGCGTCCTCCTTGTCGGCGTCGACACGCAGGCGGCTGCGCTGCAGGCCGAAACGGTCGGCGGTCAGCTCCTCCGGGGTGCGCACCGAGAGTGCGCCGCGGGAGCGCAGCTCGAGGTAGGTGGCCACGATGGTCAGCGTCAATTCGCGGGAGGTCTCCTCTTCCGGCCGCTGGGCCCGCTCCACCGTGGCGGTCGGCTCGTCCGCCTCAACGCCGACGAGCCGGGCGAGCGCGCCGACGCGCAGGTCCTCGGGCACAATCCCGCCGCGCCGGGCGCTGGCCAGGGTGTCCACGATCTCGGTGGGGCGCGGGACGTGGCCGACGCGCTGGCGCCGCCGCCCGTTGCGGCGGTTGCGCGAGCGGTTCGCCCGCGCCGCGGCGTTCATGGCGCGACGCGCCTCCGAGACAATGAAACCCCAGGTAAAGGAGGTGTCGTGGGTGACGAGCGTGCGGGCGTCGAAAAGCTTGTCCAGCGTCTTGAGGTGGCGCGAAAAGCGCGGCGCCTGCCCGACGTCCCCCGGCTCGAGGCCGTGCGTGTGCCGCGGCCCCGGGTCCTCGCCGGGGTTGAACACGATGTGCAGGTCCTCGCCGACCCGGCCGGAGTCATCGAAGGCGACGGCGTCGAGCGAAATCAGGCGCGCCGTCGTCGGGTGGATGCCCGTGGCCTGGACGTATACCGCCACGTAGGGGTAGTCCTCGGGGTCGGTCTGCGGAGCGCTCATTGCTCAGAGTCTAGTTGCCCCGCAGAGCATGCTTGACGACGCCCCAAAAGCGCGCCCTACACGCCACCTGCGCGTCCCCCGCTCAGCCCTCGGTTGACGGCGGAGACGATCGCCTTCAGGGAAGCGCGCGTGGTCGAAGCCGCGATTCCCGCGCCCCACGCGGTGGCCCCGTCGACCTCGGCGTAGATGTAGCAGGCGGCGTCCGCGTCGTCGCCGGCGCTGCGGGAGCGCTGCGAGTAATCCTGCACCTCGAAGTCGATGCCGAGGCTCTCCAGCGCCTGGGCGAAGGCAGCGATGGGGCCGTTGCCGGTGCCGTGGATCTCGCGCTGGGCGCCGTCGTAGACCACCCGGGCGGTCACGGTGGAGTCCGCGCCCTCGCTGTCGGTGCCGGCGACCTCGAAGTCGATGAGCTCCAGGGGGCTATCCAGGTCCAGGTAGGTGCCGGCGAAGATGTCCCACATGTTCTTGGAGTTGACCTCGCCGCCCTCGGAGTCCGTGATGGCCTGGACAATGGCGGAGAACTCCGGCTGCATCGCCTTGGGCATGTTGATGCCGTGGTCCGTCTTCATGATGTAGGCCACCCCGCCCTTGCCGGACTGGGAGTTGACGCGGATGACAGCCTCGTAGGTGCGGCCGACGTCCTTCGGGTCGATCGGCAGGTAGGGCACCTCCCAGGCGGTATCGCGCAGCTCCTCCCAGCTGACGTCGGTGGAGGAAGCCTCCGGGCGGACCTTCTGCGCCAGGGCGTCGAGGCCCTTGTTGATCGCGTCCTGGTGCGAGCCGGAGAACGCCGTGAAGACGAGCTCGCCGCCGTAGGGGTGGCGCTCCGGGACGCGCAGCTGGTTGCAGTACTCGACGACCTCGCGGATGCGGTTGATATCGGAGAAGTCGATCTGCGGGTCGACGCCCTGCGTCAGCATGTTCAGCCCGAGCGTGACCAGGTCGACGTTGCCGGTGCGCTCGCCGTTGCCGAACAGGCAGCCCTCGATGCGGTCCGCGCCGGCGAGGTAGCCCAGCTCGGCCGCGGCGACGCCCTCCCCGCGGTCGTTGTGCGGGTGCAGGGAGAGGATGATGCTGTCGCGCTTAGCCAGGTTGCGGTGCATCCACTCGATGGAATCGGCGTAGACGTTCGGCGAGATCATCTCTACCGTCGACGGCAGGTTGATGATGATCGGATCCTCCGGCGTCGGCTCCATGACCTCCACCACGGCGTCACAGACCTCGAGCGCGAAGTCCAGCTCGGTGCCGGTGTAGGACTCCGGGGAGTACTCCCAGCGCCAGTTCGTGTCCGGGTAGTCGCGAGCGATGGTCTTGATCAGCTCGGCCGCGTCGGTGGCCAGCTTCTTGATCGCCGCGCGGTCCTTGCGGAAGACCACCTCGCGCTGCAGCTTCGAGGTGGAGTTGTAGAAGTGGACGATGACGTTGCGCGCACCCGCGCAGGCCTCAAACGTGCGCCGGATCAGGTGCTCGCGCGCCTGCACGAGCACCTGGATGGTCACGTCTTCGGGGATCATGTCCTGCTCGATGATTTCGCGGACGAAGTCGAAGTCAGTCTGGGAGGCGGAGGGGAAGCCCACCTCGATCTCCTTGTAGCCCATCTGCACCAGCAGGTTGAACATGCGGCGCTTGCGCTCGGGGCTCATCGGGTCAATCAGCGCCTGGTTGCCGTCGCGCAGGTCCACGGCGCACCACTGGGGCGCTGCGGTGATCTTCTTGTCCGGCCAGGTGCGGTCCGGCAAAACGATGTCCTCGACCTCCTCGGCGAACGGCCGGTAGCGGTCGACGGGCATCTGGGAGCCGCGCTGCTTATTCCAGGCGGGCTGGCCCTCGTTGCGCGGGCCGGAGGGAGTGCGGATTTCGTTGGGGGCGAAAAACTCGTTGGTGCTCGGCGTCATAGCGTTTCCTTCTTCGTTGTGGGGCTCACGGCCGGCAAACACGAACTCCGCGACGGGGTGCCGGCCGTGTTAGGTAAGGGCCTGATTCCCGCCGCGGCGTAGAAGGAGAAGTAGCCCGAACAGGCTCCGCCGTGCCAATGACATACGCCACATCATAGTCGGGCAGTGGCGCGGCGCAACAGGGTCGGTTGAGAACTGTGTGTTTCCGGGGAAGTGCGGGACGGAGACGTCATCAACTCGGAGGTCTACTTCGCGCCCTGTTCTGCTTAGATGCGCGCGGGCAGAGAAGGGGCTCGGCGCCCTTGTGGTGGCCGCGCTGGAACCGGCATTTTTCTGCCCAGCCACGGACGACCTCGACTGAGCAGTTCACGCGCGACGCCGTCTCGTCAGACGAGTCGATCCCTGCAGCGACGATCAACGAGACCCGCAACTTTCTGCGCACCCGGGTAAACACTTTCGGAACCGGCATTACCACCAGCGCACCCCCCGGCTACGGCACGGGCCGGCGCGAGAGCATGGCGGTCGCCCCGACCATCCCGGCGATTGCGGCGCACAGCAGCACCCAGCCGAAGGGCAGGGACAGTGCCGCGAAGCTTTCGCCGAGCAGGACGTGGCCCAGCGCCAGCGCCACGAGCGGCTCGCCGATCTTCATCGCGGGCAGGGAGCGCGAGAGGATACCCGCCCCGAAGGCGTACTGCTGCACCGCGGTGCCGATGACAGCGGTGGCCAGCAGTGCCCAGAACTGCCAGGTTGTCAGGAGCGTGTCCAGCCCGCCGGCGGTGAAGGCGTCCACCGAGACCTTGGCGAAGACGGCGACGAAGCCGAAGGTGGCGCCGCAGACGATCCCGTACAGGAGCGCTTTGGTGGGGGCGGGGGTGGGGCGTCGATAAGCAACTGCGAATAGCGTCCCGCATGTGGCGGTGCCGATCGCGATGGCGGCGAGCCACTCCCAGGCCGGGCCGAGCCGCTCGCCGGGCAGCGGGCGGCCGAAGAGAACGAGCACACCCACGCAGAGTGTGAGCACGAGGCTCCAGAACGCCTCGTCAGCCTCCATGTGCCGCCGCTCCACCCGCGCCGACAGCGCGAGCGTGAGCATGAGCGAGAGCGTGAGCACGGGCTGCACCACCAGCAGGGAACCAAAGGCGAGGGCGAGGGCCTGGACGGCGTAGGCGCCGAAGGCCAGGGCGATGGACAGCCACCAGCCGGGGGTGCTTAACGACGTCAAAGGGGACGCATTTGCCTCCCACTGGCCGAGCCCGGCGCGCACGATGTGGTGGCGCCAGACGGTGCCCGCAGCGATCATCGCCGCCGAGAGGAGCGCAAGGAAGACGGCGAGGGCGTTGCTGTGCACGCGTTCAACCTTAGGGGCGGGCGTCGGTCACTGAATACTTTTCACCTTTCTCTCCCCTGGTCTCGGGCGGCCTAGTACTATTGGAGCGCGGATTCCCGGAGCGTGAAGCGGAAGGTGGCTTAGCGAATGGCATTGATCGTCCAGAAGTACGGAGGATCGTCCCTGGAAAGCGCGGAACGCATCCGGGCAGTCGCGGAGCGCGTGGTCAACACGAAGCGGATGGGCCACGACGTCGTCGTGGTCTGCTCCGCGATGGGCGACACCACCGACGAGCTTCTGGACCTCGCCGCCCAGGTCAACCCGGTTCCCCCCGCCCGCGAGATGGACATGCTGCTCACCGCGGGCGAGCGCATCTCCAACTCGCTCGTCGCCATGGCCGTCGCCTCCTTCGGCGCCGAGGTGCAGTCCTTCACCGGCTCCCAGGCCGGCGTGATCACCACCGAGCGCCACGGCAACGCGAGGATCCTCGAGGTCACCCCGGGCCGCGTCCGGGAGGCGCTCGACCAGGGCAAGATCGCCATCGTGGCCGGCTTCCAGGGCGTCAACCGCGACACACGCGACGTGACCACCCTGGGCCGCGGCGGCTCGGACACCACGGCGGTGGCGCTCGCCGCGGCGCTCGGCGCCGACGAGTGCGAGATCTACTCGGACGTCGACGGCGTCTACACCGCCGACCCGCGCATCGTTCCCGACGCGCGCAAGCTTGAGCAGCTCTGCTTCGAGGAGATGCTGGAACTCGCGGCGTCCGGCTCGAAGATTCTGGTTCTGCGCAGCGTGGAGTACGCCCGCGCGTTCAACGTGCCCATGCGCGTCCGTTCGTCTTACAGCAACGACCCCGGCACCCTCGTCGCCGGAGCAATGGAGGATATCCCCGTGGAGGAAGCAGTACTGACCGGCGTGGCCACCGACGACTCGGAGGCGAAGATCACCATCCTCGGCATCCGGGACACCCCCGGCGAGGCCGCCAAGGTGTTCCGCGTGCTCGCGGACGCCGAAATCAACATCGATATGGTCCTGCAGAACATCTCCTCCCTGGAGAACAACAAGACCGACATCACCTTCACCCTGCCCAAAGCCGACGGCAAGCGCGGCATGGAGCTGCTGGCCAGCCTGCAGGACACGGAGGACTGGGACGACCTGATCTACAACGACCAAATCGGTAAGGTCTCCCTCGTCGGAGCGGGTATGAAGTCCCACCCAGGGGTCACCGCGGACTTCGCCGAGGCGCTTCGCGACGCCGGGATCAACATCGAAATGATCACCACCTCGGAGATCCGCATCACCGCCGTGGTCCGGCAGATCGACCTGGCCGAGGCGGCCCGCGCCCTGCACACCAAGTTCGAGCTCGGCGGCGACGAGCCGGCCGTGGTTTACGCCGGCACCGGCCGCTAAGCCCCAACCGAAGGAAGGATTCGCATGACCACCATCGCAGTCGTCGGAGCAACCGGACAAGTGGGGCGCGTGATGCGCTCCATCCTCGAGGAGCGTAGCTTCCCGGCGGAGAAGGTGCGCTTTTTCGCCTCGCCCCGCTCCGCGGGCAAGGTCCTCCAGTTCCGCGGCGAGGACATCGCCGTGGAGGACCTGACGAAGGTGACGGAGGAATCCATCGCCGACGTGGACATCGCGCTGTTCTCCGCCGGCGGGGAGACGTCGAGGCAGTGGGCCCCCGTCTTCGCCGCCGCCGGCGCGAAGGTGGTGGACAACTCCTCCGCCTTCCGCAAGGACAACGAGGTTCCGCTGATCGTCTCCGAGGTCAACCCGGACAAGGCGGCGGCGCTGCCGAAGGGCATCATCGCGAACCCGAACTGCACCACCATGTCGATCATGCCGGTGGCCAAGGCGCTGCACGACGCAGCTGGCCTGACCAGCCTGCGCGTCGCCTCCTACCAGGCGGTCTCGGGCTCCGGACTGGCGGGGGTCAACGCTTTGGCCGGGCAGATCGCCGAGACCGGCGAGCGCAACACCGAGCTGACGACTAACGGCGGAGTCCTCGCCCCCGCCGACCTGGGCCCCTACGCGGAACCCATCGCCTACAACGTCCTGCCGCTGGCCGGCAGCGTCGTCGACGACGGCACGCTGGAGACCGACGAGGAACAGAAGCTGCGCAACGAGTCCCGCAAGATTCTCGGCCTGCCGCAGCTGCGCGTGTCCGGCACCTGTGTGCGCGTGCCCGTTTTCACCGGCCACACCATGGTCGTGCATGCCGAGTTCGCGCAGCCCATAACGGCCGAAAAGGCGCGCGAGGTGCTAT
This is a stretch of genomic DNA from Corynebacterium auris. It encodes these proteins:
- a CDS encoding DNA polymerase III subunit gamma and tau, which codes for MALYRKYRPATFGEVIGQEQVTRPLSAALDNGRINHAYLFSGPRGCGKTSSARILARSLNCVHGPTSTPCGECASCVSLAPGGAGNLDVMELDAASNGGVEEMRELRERALFAPAESRYRVFIIDEAHMISKEGNNALLKIVEEPPEHLIFIFATTAPEKMLNTIRSRTHNYPFRLLTPQAMHGLLTGVVAEEGAHVEDSVYPLVIRAGGGSPRDTLSILDQLLSGAGPEGLTYQAALPLLGVTDLTLVDAIVDALATRDASLMFRTVDEIIEAGHEPRKFALDLLDRLRDLMVLRTVPDAISQGLVNAPVERAEILREQAERFSGHELAELASQVNERMSSLRGATSPRLLLEVMMAHLITAPEVAAEAPGPQRPAAEPQLAPDAPAPVTQPRTGAAAAAAAAAAAANREVRSSSTPAPRTAPEPQQSEQPTQQPDTGDLFDRVRREWTTLRQSVGARNKTAEIMLTEATPLGFDEDTLVVGHNTGALAQRINALEHNRDIAAVFSEHLEATIKVRCVVGTDPAKAGVVPAAQPRQVWNPRSNPTEKSEPEPEEPAPAPERKRPEPANGWQAAAAAASERAAQRARREAEEITLPPEPADDEYDPPPPPEEHTPEYTREDEERDMAHQAQEAGERDRRDATAVAMDLLAAELGAKPL
- a CDS encoding Mur ligase family protein gives rise to the protein MTDKGTLARLRTRAALTAARLATTASRATGRGAGGMIGGLVAGAIDPSIMDSLGGRRPAALVTGTNGKSTTTRMLAQALRSSYAVATNEGGDNMDAGIISALMASPDATHIALEVDELHVPHVAKRLAPQAVVLLNLSRDQLDRVGEINKIERALRAAVEEHPDMTVVANCDDVLITSVAFDHPNVVWVSAGAGWVGDSVTNPRSAGYIVRTPDGEDWYATEKLPDGREFRRPTPTYAVTDTHLVTPQGEVELNLTLPGRANRGNAAQAIAAAVEAFDVPLDKAVAAAESVDNVAGRYSTVHLSEHDIHLLLAKNPAGWQEALSMVDRDADGLVIAVNGQVADGEDLSWLWDVKFEDFSGISVKAAGERGTDLAVRLLYADIDHELIHDPVAAIRACPPGRVEVLANYTAFRDLKKALSKEEDYRA
- a CDS encoding aspartate kinase codes for the protein MALIVQKYGGSSLESAERIRAVAERVVNTKRMGHDVVVVCSAMGDTTDELLDLAAQVNPVPPAREMDMLLTAGERISNSLVAMAVASFGAEVQSFTGSQAGVITTERHGNARILEVTPGRVREALDQGKIAIVAGFQGVNRDTRDVTTLGRGGSDTTAVALAAALGADECEIYSDVDGVYTADPRIVPDARKLEQLCFEEMLELAASGSKILVLRSVEYARAFNVPMRVRSSYSNDPGTLVAGAMEDIPVEEAVLTGVATDDSEAKITILGIRDTPGEAAKVFRVLADAEINIDMVLQNISSLENNKTDITFTLPKADGKRGMELLASLQDTEDWDDLIYNDQIGKVSLVGAGMKSHPGVTADFAEALRDAGINIEMITTSEIRITAVVRQIDLAEAARALHTKFELGGDEPAVVYAGTGR
- a CDS encoding YbaB/EbfC family nucleoid-associated protein: MTTPNLPPDMQELMRQAAEVQAALQKAQEELLAATVTGSAGGELVTVTMTGGAEITDLTIKPEAVDPEDVETLQDLILAAYRDAHTKAGQLAQQKIGPLTNLQQGGAPQPGPGEIPFGGII
- a CDS encoding aspartate-semialdehyde dehydrogenase produces the protein MTTIAVVGATGQVGRVMRSILEERSFPAEKVRFFASPRSAGKVLQFRGEDIAVEDLTKVTEESIADVDIALFSAGGETSRQWAPVFAAAGAKVVDNSSAFRKDNEVPLIVSEVNPDKAAALPKGIIANPNCTTMSIMPVAKALHDAAGLTSLRVASYQAVSGSGLAGVNALAGQIAETGERNTELTTNGGVLAPADLGPYAEPIAYNVLPLAGSVVDDGTLETDEEQKLRNESRKILGLPQLRVSGTCVRVPVFTGHTMVVHAEFAQPITAEKAREVLSAAPGVRVVDVPTPLEATGKDESLVGRIRQDQAVEGGCGLVFVVAGDNLRKGAALNTIQIAELLV
- the leuA gene encoding 2-isopropylmalate synthase encodes the protein MTPSTNEFFAPNEIRTPSGPRNEGQPAWNKQRGSQMPVDRYRPFAEEVEDIVLPDRTWPDKKITAAPQWCAVDLRDGNQALIDPMSPERKRRMFNLLVQMGYKEIEVGFPSASQTDFDFVREIIEQDMIPEDVTIQVLVQAREHLIRRTFEACAGARNVIVHFYNSTSKLQREVVFRKDRAAIKKLATDAAELIKTIARDYPDTNWRWEYSPESYTGTELDFALEVCDAVVEVMEPTPEDPIIINLPSTVEMISPNVYADSIEWMHRNLAKRDSIILSLHPHNDRGEGVAAAELGYLAGADRIEGCLFGNGERTGNVDLVTLGLNMLTQGVDPQIDFSDINRIREVVEYCNQLRVPERHPYGGELVFTAFSGSHQDAINKGLDALAQKVRPEASSTDVSWEELRDTAWEVPYLPIDPKDVGRTYEAVIRVNSQSGKGGVAYIMKTDHGINMPKAMQPEFSAIVQAITDSEGGEVNSKNMWDIFAGTYLDLDSPLELIDFEVAGTDSEGADSTVTARVVYDGAQREIHGTGNGPIAAFAQALESLGIDFEVQDYSQRSRSAGDDADAACYIYAEVDGATAWGAGIAASTTRASLKAIVSAVNRGLSGGRAGGV
- a CDS encoding DMT family transporter, which codes for MHSNALAVFLALLSAAMIAAGTVWRHHIVRAGLGQWEANASPLTSLSTPGWWLSIALAFGAYAVQALALAFGSLLVVQPVLTLSLMLTLALSARVERRHMEADEAFWSLVLTLCVGVLVLFGRPLPGERLGPAWEWLAAIAIGTATCGTLFAVAYRRPTPAPTKALLYGIVCGATFGFVAVFAKVSVDAFTAGGLDTLLTTWQFWALLATAVIGTAVQQYAFGAGILSRSLPAMKIGEPLVALALGHVLLGESFAALSLPFGWVLLCAAIAGMVGATAMLSRRPVP
- the recR gene encoding recombination mediator RecR, whose protein sequence is MFEGPLQDLIDELSRLPGVGPKSAQRIAFHLLATDPEDVDRLTAALTAVRDGVTFCRICNNVSREDICRICADSGRDRGLVCVVEDAKDIQVIERTGEYRGRYHVLGGALDPLANVGPRDLAIAPLLQRIGGVLDDVAGQDAPTIEEVILATDPDTEGEATASYLARLLKDFPDLTVSRLASGMPLGGDLEFVDELTLSRALSGRLKM
- a CDS encoding exonuclease domain-containing protein; the protein is MSAPQTDPEDYPYVAVYVQATGIHPTTARLISLDAVAFDDSGRVGEDLHIVFNPGEDPGPRHTHGLEPGDVGQAPRFSRHLKTLDKLFDARTLVTHDTSFTWGFIVSEARRAMNAAARANRSRNRRNGRRRQRVGHVPRPTEIVDTLASARRGGIVPEDLRVGALARLVGVEADEPTATVERAQRPEEETSRELTLTIVATYLELRSRGALSVRTPEELTADRFGLQRSRLRVDADKEDAPAENPGLYSPAEGLRPGMEVVVSDDVRVEPDEIIGAALDAGLSYSEKLTRKTSLVVSDAVAKGAKLRGKTMHGHRKGIPVISAEEFFAAVPAPEQRSVAGGV
- a CDS encoding type 1 glutamine amidotransferase is translated as MPKTLRIGLVLPDVLGTYGDDGNALVLRQRARMRGIGAEIEHFLLSDDIPADCDVYTIGGGEDSAQVIAAARLAAVPGLQAAAADGRPIFAVCAGMQVLGRTFTAHGQTVEGIGLIDATTSAMDTRAIGEVSSLPTRAGITSELTEPLTGFENHLGGTVLGPEAHALGKVSHGVGNTSEASVEGVVQGSVVATYMHGPALARNPQLADLLLANALDMRLEDLEPLELTLIDRLRMERLR